The following coding sequences lie in one Benincasa hispida cultivar B227 chromosome 6, ASM972705v1, whole genome shotgun sequence genomic window:
- the LOC120079575 gene encoding DNA polymerase epsilon catalytic subunit A-like: MHYFVLMYVSQFLGWQQNAAEIGIRRCADSSKWLNDRISLARYAHVLLGNIELDWKIFTADIFFSRALHDQQQIHHLAVNALLKSNQVNEIEGGGFDEAELYAPAFPVLKQLIRRCLADATTSGNVYADEILLNLYRWICSPQSRLHDPALHRLLHRVCIHVFALLLAVIRKLGATIIFANFSKVIIDTGKSDLYAAKAYCVSLVKTLQTRDLFEWIELQPVQFWHSLLFMDQYNYGGIPAKDEITDAESQVINILSNWRIAEYLPMKIQDCFITIVSSFIYIPWQYATKQAVARASLQQGDKCTPPTESFETHVTDHLKEQRMKKNLLKYACERVCTRSSVF; encoded by the exons ATGCATTATTTTGTATTAATGTATGTGTCACAGTTTCTTGGTTGGCAACAAAACGCTGCTGAGATTGGAATACGACGGTGTGCTGATTCATCCAAATGGTTAAATGACAGAATCTCTCTTGCAAGATATGCCCAT GTACTCTTGGGAAATATTGAACTTGATTGGAAAATTTTTACAGCagatattttcttttcaagGGCATTACATGATCAACAAcag ATCCATCATTTGGCTGTGAATGCTCTGCTGAAGAGTAACCAAGTGAATGAAATAGAAGGCGGTGGCTTTGATGAGGCTGAATTATATGCCCCAGCATTTCCTGTCCTGAAACAATTGATTCGAAGATGTCTTGCAGATGCAACTACATCTGGAAACGTATATGCCGATGAAATTTTGTTGAATCTGTACCGTTGGATTTGCAG CCCCCAATCAAGGCTTCATGACCCAGCTCTTCATCGCTTGCTTCACAGAGTATGCATTCAT G TGTTTGCTCTTTTGTTGGCTGTTATACGCAAATTAGGTGCCACCATTATTTTTGCAAACTTCTCAAAAGTAATCATAGACACGGGAAAGTCTGATCTTTATGCTGCTAAAGCATATTGTGTTAGCTTGGTGAAAACACTGCAAACAAG GGACCTGTTTGAGTGGATCGAGCTGCAACCAGTACAGTTCTGGCACTCGCTGTTATTTATGGATCAG TACAACTATGGTGGAATTCCAGCAAAAGATGAAATTACTGATGCTGAATCCCAAGTTATTAACATATTGTCCAACTGGAGGATTGCCGAATATCTACCTATGAAAATTCAG GATTGTTTCATTACCATCGTTTCTTCATTTATATACATTCCATGGCAATATGCAACGAAACAAGCTGTAGCAAGAGCATCGTTGCAGCAGGGCGACAAGTGTACCCCGCCCACTGAATCATTTGAAACACACGTGACAGACCATCTCAAAGAGCAG agaatgaagaagaatttACTGAAGTACGCATGTGAAAGAGTTTGCACCAGAAGCTCTGTTTTCTAA